The DNA window AGATGAAGATGTTACTCAATAGAATTAAAACTGGATGATTTAAATGGAGAAATATTATGTGATAGATTGTAAACTTTACATAATAATTATAAGTCCGACAATGAATGTTGGGTCTCTAAAGTTCAACATATCCACAAGGTAAGTGTCGCAGAGATGCGACACTAAGATGGATGTGAGATCATGCCTGATTATATAAGACTAAAAATGACCACATTCGCTAGAAGATGCAAGTAGATACATTAATGATAAAATGAGAGGAGGTCGCTTGAGATGGTTTTGTCACGTGGAGGCATGGTCTCCAAGTTTGAACTCTGGTTACAGAATCAAGGATCATGAAGTACCACATAACTCAAAAAATACCGAATGAGCCAAGGTAGAAGACAAAGTTATGGATAAAACCCATGCTATTACTAGATCTATACCATCAATTCAAAAACTTATAGGATTAAAAGTATGCCATCGAAGGAGATTCTTACACATAAAGTTTAGAAGGCAAGGCAATGTTTTAAAGAACAAACTCAATAACTGAACTTTACATCAAGTTTCTAAAAAGAGTGCGCGTGCAGTATCGTTGGGTGTGACTAGTACAATAAATTTACAATGGTGTTGCTGTCCTCAcatcaatattttaaagaacTTACACTTGCTCCAATGGCcaccaaacttttattttagCGCCAATCAGTTCTGCACCATGATCTTTGCTGGTACGAGCCCTTTCAGAATCCTGTGCAGCTCACAAGTAAAAAGGAGAATTGTAAAAGGAAAGCAATAATTTGTTCATTGCAAAAATAAATTAGCAAAGATCTTGAATAACTATTACTGAGCTATACGGTTGTCAACCTTATCTCCAGATTCTTCAGTATtagttgttttcttcttcttctgcctCTGTTTCGTTCCAAAAATTTGTTCCAGTGTTGGCTCCTTGTGTTCTTCAAggtttccttcttcatttttaatgCTAGATTCAGATTTTCTCTCTGAGTCACAATCTGAAGCAGACTCATTCTTCCTTGAGTCGCTTCCTCGTTTTCTTTTGGCACATACTGTGCGCTTGGTTCTCTCTCCCCAAGCGAGACCTAAATGAAGAGAATCTTTTTTCTGAACTTGGGATTGCGGCACATCTCCTATTGGAATTAACACAACCAGCTCATCATCGTCATTTATCGGGATCTCTTTTCTCTTGGGCTGACACAAATGACCATGACTTCCAGTGCTATTATTATGATTTTCGGACACCAAAGAATGATGGCCACTACTACCTGTAAGTTCATGACTTCCAGTCCCTTCCTGGTTTTCTTTTGGCACATTTGTTGTTGGTTGCACATCTTCTGGATTGACAGGTTTTATGATGTTTGTTGTACAAGTATCCTTTAGCTTCTCCCTGTGAGTATCATCCTGCAGCACTGGTTCACAAAATTTAGCCTCAGATGGACCAACTTTTATAGGATGACCTGTAAGTTTATGACTTCCAGTTCGTTCCTGGTTTTCTTTCGGCACATTTTTTGTTGGGTGCGCATCTTCTAGATTGACAGGTTTCATGATATTAGTTAAACAAGTATGCTTTAGCTTCTCCCTGTGAGTATCATCCTGCCGCGCTGGCTCACAACATGTAGCCTCAGATGGACCAACTTTTACGCGATGCACAGTATCAGGTGCATTTTCAGTTGCCAtctgataaaaaaataagagaagaggaaaagaaaaaaatctgtTAAAAACTGTTGTAGCGTCCTAGTAATAAGTAAACACTATAGAAGCACTTAGTCTCCTTGGCATCCCCTTGCTCTTTGGACCGAATAGTGCATTAGAGCTACTACTAAAATCTTGTTAACTAAATTCAACACTAGAGTATATTCTAATGTAAGCTGAGTGGAGTTATTCTAATGTTGGCTATAACTCCTTTGAGTGATGTATGTTTACAATAAGGATAATTGACATGAGTATGTAAAGAGAAAAGTTCTTTAAAAACTGTATGTTTCTGTAAAGATATGGCACTTAGGTGTAACtaaaccccaaaagctagcttatGAAAGGCAAGATAGCCAAGTTCATATAAGCACACCACTCCATTCACGCCCAACTAGAGCTTGGACCAGGACTAGGACCCCAAACATGGATGGAGTTGGGTCTGAAGTTTGGTATCTTTCTTTATTATGTCATATACTTTTCAAAATCTAACTGCATACAACGATACCATTTTCAGTGCAATTTGTCAGTGACAAGCTTCCCGGTGCTAGTTATAATGTACTGTACTAGGTTTAAGACTATGAAAGAAAACAACCTTATTCTAAGGCATAATGAAAAAAGGATGTGGTTGGCCTTTATACGGAGCAAAACTGCAGTAATGGGACAGAGGTGCTAATTTTATCAACAATATGAAGTTACTGAGTATCTAGTTTACCATCGCTCACAAGAAAGAAGGAAAAGCCGACATTTTTAATCATGATGTTTATGCCCACTTATACGTGTGAATGAATGCTTGGATGTATGGACAATGAAAGTGAAGTATTAACATTAAACAAAGCATCATATCAATAAACATTTCTTTAGAAAAGCAAGCAGCCATTGTTTTAGGTGTAGACAAGATAGTTATGAATACAACATAccatttcttttccttttggcATTTCATTGCATAATAATGCAACCGTTTCAGCATAGTCACCAGAATTTAAGCTCATTGACTTTAAAGCTTCTGCAAAGTAAGGTTTCACAATGGCAGCACAGTCTTTTAGGACTTCCTCCACCAAGTGTGATGCAACGGGTGAATCCATCTGGATAAAAGAAACTACTGGATTAGAAAAGTGCCAAAGAAATATTCTTAACAAAGAGGATAGGAGATTGATTATTACCTGATTATCAATTTTGAGACTATCAAGAAGAAGCTGTAGAAGTTCTGCTGAGAGTTCATCACTGCCTTCTATGAGCCGAGTCATGATTTCTTTCATCCATGTGAATATATTATGAGGATGGTAGGGCCTTCAtagaaa is part of the Solanum stenotomum isolate F172 chromosome 8, ASM1918654v1, whole genome shotgun sequence genome and encodes:
- the LOC125872208 gene encoding sister chromatid cohesion protein PDS5 homolog C-like isoform X2 produces the protein MASSGSSCADWKKMEDEFTAYGMSLMNPPSSIDELFKLLQKVESLLKMVSQDPFDSTTSAIQPLMKALVRNELLGHTSEDVKVSVISCITEISRIYAPKYPCNDHRQMEEILRQTVMALKKLADVTSRSYRKAVRVLEIFAKVRLTAVVLDHENETLIFEIFKNFLEVIRPYHPHNIFTWMKEIMTRLIEGSDELSAELLQLLLDSLKIDNQMDSPVASHLVEEVLKDCAAIVKPYFAEALKSMSLNSGDYAETVALLCNEMPKGKEMMATENAPDTVHRVKVGPSEATCCEPARQDDTHREKLKHTCLTNIMKPVNLEDAHPTKNVPKENQERTGSHKLTGHPIKVGPSEAKFCEPVLQDDTHREKLKDTCTTNIIKPVNPEDVQPTTNVPKENQEGTGSHELTGSSGHHSLVSENHNNSTGSHGHLCQPKRKEIPINDDDELVVLIPIGDVPQSQVQKKDSLHLGLAWGERTKRTVCAKRKRGSDSRKNESASDCDSERKSESSIKNEEGNLEEHKEPTLEQIFGTKQRQKKKKTTNTEESGDKDSERARTSKDHGAELIGAKIKVWWPLEQVFYEGVISSFDSETNKHKVIYDDGEVEKLRLHKERWELLEDNSSQKDSKRTCTIKDYGKELVGARIKVWWPLDEKFYEGVVSSFDPVERKHKVLYDDGEAEKLRLHKERWEMLEDNSTQKDHGLDFQGHAVSSAT
- the LOC125872208 gene encoding sister chromatid cohesion protein PDS5 homolog C-like isoform X1 — protein: MASSGSSCADWKKMEDEFTAYGMSLMNPPSSIDELFKLLQKVESLLKMVSQDPFDSTTSAIQPLMKALVRNELLGHTSEDVKVSVISCITEISRIYAPKYPCNDHRQMEEILRQTVMALKKLADVTSRSYRKAVRVLEIFAKVRLTAVVLDHENETLIFEIFKNFLEVIRPYHPHNIFTWMKEIMTRLIEGSDELSAELLQLLLDSLKIDNQMDSPVASHLVEEVLKDCAAIVKPYFAEALKSMSLNSGDYAETVALLCNEMPKGKEMMATENAPDTVHRVKVGPSEATCCEPARQDDTHREKLKHTCLTNIMKPVNLEDAHPTKNVPKENQERTGSHKLTGHPIKVGPSEAKFCEPVLQDDTHREKLKDTCTTNIIKPVNPEDVQPTTNVPKENQEGTGSHELTGSSGHHSLVSENHNNSTGSHGHLCQPKRKEIPINDDDELVVLIPIGDVPQSQVQKKDSLHLGLAWGERTKRTVCAKRKRGSDSRKNESASDCDSERKSESSIKNEEGNLEEHKEPTLEQIFGTKQRQKKKKTTNTEESGDKDSERARTSKDHGAELIGAKIKVWWPLEQVFYEGVISSFDSETNKHKVIYDDGEVEKLRLHKERWELLEDNSSQKDSKKPCFIKDYGKELVGDRIKVWWPLDEMFYEGVISSFDSDANKHEVMYDDGEVEKLRLHKERWKMLEDNSSQKDSKRTCTIKDYGKELVGARIKVWWPLDEKFYEGVVSSFDPVERKHKVLYDDGEAEKLRLHKERWEMLEDNSTQKDHGLDFQGHAVSSATS